A genomic window from Micromonospora sp. WMMA1947 includes:
- a CDS encoding C39 family peptidase: protein MATTLLRKTVLTAAGVVATAGGIAGPAIAAHAAPTTGTTSVVADRKSGHGERELDVRYEAQPNFYFCGPAAARNALSVQGKNIDVHAMAKEMGTTEAGTNSINDITPVLNKETGAKDAYKSVEISTPKADDKQTDKLRADVVKTVDAGRAVVANIAGTATDTDGTTHSFEGGHYISVIGYRDDGRTVTIADSADPNTATYRMSIDNLADWIATRGYSTS, encoded by the coding sequence CTCTGCTGCGCAAGACCGTTCTGACCGCTGCCGGTGTCGTCGCCACCGCTGGTGGCATCGCCGGCCCCGCCATCGCCGCCCACGCCGCCCCCACCACCGGCACCACGAGCGTGGTCGCCGACCGCAAGAGCGGTCATGGCGAGCGGGAGCTGGACGTGCGCTACGAAGCCCAGCCCAACTTCTACTTCTGCGGCCCCGCCGCCGCCCGCAACGCGCTGAGCGTGCAGGGCAAGAACATCGACGTGCACGCCATGGCCAAGGAGATGGGCACCACCGAGGCCGGCACCAACTCCATCAACGACATCACCCCCGTGCTGAACAAGGAGACCGGCGCGAAGGACGCCTACAAGTCGGTCGAGATCAGCACCCCCAAGGCCGACGACAAGCAGACCGACAAGCTTCGCGCCGACGTGGTCAAGACCGTCGACGCCGGCCGGGCCGTGGTCGCCAACATCGCCGGCACCGCCACCGACACCGACGGCACCACCCACTCCTTCGAAGGCGGCCACTACATCAGCGTCATCGGCTACCGCGACGACGGCCGCACCGTCACCATCGCCGACAGCGCCGACCCGAACACCGCCACCTACCGCATGAGCATCGACAACCTCGCCGACTGGATCGCCACCCGCGGCTACAGCACCAGCTGA
- a CDS encoding DUF6510 family protein, translating into MTDLSYLDGNMLDGPLRELFAVDLSATTGRCDTCGTTGPMAGLHVYSHAPGLVGRCPACSGVMVRLVRAPQRAWLDLRGTTYLQVPMPAEPGFRAAP; encoded by the coding sequence ATGACCGACCTGTCGTACCTGGACGGCAACATGCTCGACGGGCCGTTGCGTGAGCTGTTCGCCGTCGACCTGAGCGCCACCACCGGGCGGTGCGACACCTGCGGGACGACCGGCCCGATGGCCGGGCTGCACGTCTACTCGCACGCCCCGGGCCTGGTCGGGCGCTGCCCCGCCTGCTCCGGGGTGATGGTGCGGCTGGTCCGCGCGCCGCAGCGGGCCTGGCTGGACCTGCGCGGCACCACGTACCTCCAGGTGCCCATGCCGGCCGAGCCGGGCTTCCGCGCCGCGCCCTGA
- a CDS encoding ferredoxin reductase: MWRVARLVERRIETPTAQTLVLDVPGWPGHLPGQHVDLRLTAEDGYQAARSYSLAGPADGERIEVTVQRVPDGEVSPYLTDTYAEGDPLEVRGPVGGWFVWRTDDTAPVLLVGGGSGVVPLMAMIRARRAAGSRTPFRLVYSVRTPDDVIYADELRRRARDDQGLDVAYVYTRSAPEGWRGEPHRIGLADVNSHGWPPDLEPLCYVCGPTGFVETVADLLVGLGHPTRRVRTERFGPTG; the protein is encoded by the coding sequence ATGTGGCGGGTGGCCCGCCTGGTCGAGCGGCGGATCGAGACGCCCACCGCGCAGACGTTGGTGCTGGACGTGCCCGGCTGGCCCGGACACCTGCCCGGGCAGCACGTCGACCTGCGCCTGACCGCCGAGGACGGCTACCAGGCCGCCCGGTCGTACTCGCTGGCCGGCCCCGCCGACGGCGAGCGGATCGAGGTCACCGTGCAGCGGGTGCCCGACGGCGAGGTGTCGCCGTACCTGACCGACACCTACGCCGAGGGCGACCCGCTGGAGGTCCGCGGCCCGGTCGGCGGCTGGTTCGTCTGGCGTACCGACGACACCGCGCCGGTGCTGCTGGTCGGCGGCGGGTCGGGCGTGGTGCCGCTGATGGCGATGATCCGCGCGCGCCGCGCCGCGGGCAGCCGCACACCGTTCCGGCTCGTCTACTCGGTGCGCACCCCGGACGACGTCATCTACGCCGACGAGCTGCGCCGCCGCGCCCGCGACGACCAGGGCCTGGACGTGGCGTACGTCTACACCCGGTCCGCGCCCGAGGGCTGGCGCGGCGAGCCGCACCGGATCGGCCTCGCCGACGTGAACAGTCACGGCTGGCCGCCCGACCTGGAGCCGCTGTGCTACGTGTGCGGTCCCACCGGATTCGTGGAAACCGTGGCCGACCTGCTGGTGGGGCTGGGTCACCCGACCCGGCGCGTGCGGACCGAACGGTTCGGCCCGACCGGCTGA
- a CDS encoding sulfite oxidase-like oxidoreductase: MGIVSPGFQGRPRSSATDLPPGQYLTEDFPVLSAGPTPRVSLDTWEFVLTSETGAEYRWSWDELMGLPQDTPTVDLHCVTRWSKLGTTWQGVSLDTLLDGVDTGARYALAHSYGGYTTNLPLDDLRGGRAWVVHTYDGGPLPAEHGGPARLLVPHLYLWKSAKWVHGIRLLVDDRPGFWETAGYHDYGDPWREQRYQGD, encoded by the coding sequence GTGGGAATCGTCTCGCCGGGCTTCCAGGGCCGGCCCCGTTCGTCCGCGACCGACCTGCCGCCGGGGCAGTACCTCACTGAGGACTTCCCCGTGCTCTCCGCCGGCCCGACGCCGCGCGTCTCCCTCGACACCTGGGAGTTCGTGCTCACCAGCGAGACCGGCGCGGAGTACCGCTGGTCCTGGGACGAGCTGATGGGCCTGCCGCAGGACACCCCGACGGTGGACCTGCACTGTGTCACCCGCTGGTCCAAGCTCGGCACCACCTGGCAGGGCGTCTCCCTGGACACGCTGCTCGACGGCGTCGACACCGGCGCCCGGTACGCCCTGGCGCACTCCTACGGCGGCTACACCACGAACCTGCCGCTGGACGACCTGCGCGGCGGGCGGGCGTGGGTGGTGCACACGTACGACGGAGGGCCGCTGCCGGCCGAGCACGGCGGCCCGGCGCGGCTGCTCGTACCGCACCTGTACCTGTGGAAGTCGGCGAAGTGGGTGCACGGCATCCGGCTGCTCGTCGACGACCGGCCCGGCTTCTGGGAGACCGCCGGCTACCACGACTACGGCGACCCGTGGCGCGAGCAGCGCTACCAGGGCGACTGA
- a CDS encoding TerC/Alx family metal homeostasis membrane protein: MPELSPLAASELSSIGTPTLWAVTIVGVLVLLVLDFLVTRKPHEVSIREALGWSAFYIALPLAFGAWVWSRWGGQQGIEYLTGYLVEKSLSVDNLFVFMLLLAAFAVPSVLAQRVLLYGIAGALVLRGVFIALGAAALKTLDFAFLLFALILIATAVKLLRDALSGHEQEVDINKMRSVRLLRKVMPVVDEYHGTRMTIRQNGRRALTPFALVVVAVLATDIVFAVDSVPAVYGITEDPYLVFATNAFALLGLRALYFVLHAALSRLVHLSYGLAVILAFIGLKLGLHWAHGIWEGVPEIPTVASLGVIIGVLVIVTITSLRATRDSGDGKRTVVHEVSGGGGA; encoded by the coding sequence ATGCCCGAATTGTCCCCCCTGGCTGCGTCCGAGCTGTCGTCGATCGGGACGCCCACGCTGTGGGCGGTGACGATCGTCGGCGTGCTCGTCCTGCTGGTGCTCGACTTCCTGGTCACCAGGAAGCCGCACGAGGTCTCCATCCGCGAGGCCCTGGGCTGGTCGGCCTTCTACATCGCCCTGCCCCTGGCCTTCGGCGCCTGGGTCTGGTCCCGCTGGGGCGGCCAGCAGGGCATCGAGTACCTCACCGGTTACCTGGTCGAGAAGTCGCTGTCGGTCGACAACCTGTTCGTCTTCATGCTGCTGCTCGCCGCGTTCGCGGTGCCGTCGGTACTGGCCCAGCGGGTGCTGCTCTACGGCATCGCGGGCGCACTGGTGCTGCGCGGCGTGTTCATCGCGCTCGGCGCCGCCGCGCTCAAGACGCTCGACTTCGCCTTCCTGCTCTTCGCGCTCATCCTCATCGCCACCGCGGTGAAGCTGCTGCGCGACGCCCTCAGCGGGCACGAGCAGGAGGTCGACATCAACAAGATGCGGTCGGTGCGGCTGCTGCGCAAGGTCATGCCGGTGGTCGACGAGTACCACGGCACCCGGATGACCATCCGGCAGAACGGCCGCCGGGCGCTCACCCCCTTCGCGCTCGTCGTCGTCGCCGTGCTGGCCACCGACATCGTGTTCGCTGTCGACTCGGTGCCCGCCGTCTATGGCATCACCGAGGACCCGTACCTGGTCTTCGCCACGAACGCGTTCGCGCTGCTGGGCCTGCGGGCGCTCTACTTCGTGCTGCACGCCGCGCTGAGCCGGCTGGTGCACCTCAGCTACGGCCTGGCCGTCATCCTCGCGTTCATCGGTCTCAAGCTGGGCCTGCACTGGGCGCACGGCATCTGGGAGGGCGTGCCGGAGATCCCGACGGTGGCCTCGCTCGGCGTGATCATCGGCGTCCTGGTGATCGTCACCATCACCAGCCTGCGGGCCACCCGTGACAGCGGCGACGGCAAGCGCACGGTCGTGCACGAGGTGTCGGGCGGAGGCGGGGCCTGA
- a CDS encoding CaiB/BaiF CoA-transferase family protein, with the protein MTRVTNQGPLTGIRVIELAGIGPAPFAAMMLGDLGADVVRVDRLGGGGFGAFPGDLLNRNRRSVAVDLKRPEGRDLVLALVCEADALVEGFRPGVAERLGIGPTDCFAVNPKLVYGRMTGWGQGGPLAHSAGHDIDYLALTGALHGVGRAGERPVPPMNLLGDFGGGGMMLALGVVAALHAVCNDGPGQVVDAAIVDGVSVLATQIHALRGIGLWQDPRGVNLLDGGAPFYDTYECADGRYVAVGALEPQFYAELVRLSGFPLDGDDAPDRDDPANWPALRAAWARLFRTRTRDEWTELLAGTDACVAPVLDWAEAPEHPHLRDREVFVAPDGVTQPAPAPRFSATPTAVRRPPPSPGEHTDEVLAEAAGMDPARIAALRAAGVIG; encoded by the coding sequence GTGACGCGGGTGACCAATCAGGGACCGTTGACCGGCATCCGAGTGATCGAGCTGGCCGGGATCGGCCCCGCGCCGTTCGCGGCGATGATGCTGGGCGATCTCGGCGCGGACGTGGTGCGGGTCGACCGGCTCGGTGGCGGCGGCTTCGGCGCCTTCCCGGGCGACCTGCTCAACCGCAACCGCCGCTCGGTCGCGGTGGACCTGAAGCGGCCCGAGGGCCGAGACCTGGTCCTGGCGCTCGTCTGCGAGGCGGACGCGCTGGTGGAGGGCTTCCGACCGGGAGTGGCCGAGCGACTCGGCATCGGCCCGACCGACTGTTTCGCCGTCAACCCCAAGCTGGTGTACGGGCGGATGACCGGCTGGGGGCAGGGCGGCCCGCTCGCCCACAGCGCCGGGCACGACATCGACTACCTGGCGCTGACCGGCGCGCTGCACGGTGTCGGGCGGGCCGGTGAGCGTCCGGTGCCGCCGATGAACCTGCTCGGCGACTTCGGCGGCGGCGGCATGATGCTGGCCCTCGGCGTGGTCGCGGCGCTGCACGCGGTGTGCAACGACGGGCCCGGCCAGGTGGTCGACGCGGCGATCGTGGACGGCGTGTCGGTGCTGGCCACCCAGATCCACGCGCTGCGCGGCATCGGGCTGTGGCAGGACCCGCGCGGGGTGAACCTGCTCGACGGCGGCGCGCCCTTCTACGACACGTACGAGTGCGCCGACGGGCGGTACGTGGCGGTGGGCGCGCTGGAGCCGCAGTTCTACGCCGAACTGGTCCGGCTCAGCGGGTTCCCGCTGGACGGCGACGACGCGCCGGACCGGGACGACCCGGCGAACTGGCCGGCGTTGCGGGCGGCCTGGGCGCGACTGTTCCGCACCCGTACCCGGGACGAGTGGACGGAGCTGCTGGCCGGCACGGACGCCTGCGTGGCGCCGGTGCTCGACTGGGCCGAGGCGCCGGAGCACCCGCACCTGCGCGACCGGGAGGTCTTCGTGGCGCCGGACGGCGTCACCCAGCCGGCCCCCGCGCCGCGCTTCTCGGCCACCCCCACCGCCGTGCGGCGCCCGCCGCCGTCGCCCGGCGAGCACACCGACGAGGTGCTCGCCGAGGCCGCCGGGATGGATCCCGCCCGGATCGCCGCGCTGCGCGCCGCCGGTGTGATCGGCTGA
- a CDS encoding DUF2267 domain-containing protein — translation MHYLTFVSRVARLTGTSEDRAATLTGATLETLAERLTGGEVLDLAAQLPKPLQGLLSPYPRDEAAERFGAAEFAARVARRADCDENTARDAVRAVFVTMREAIRGGEFQDVVVQFPRDYRDMVEPALAPASANRR, via the coding sequence ATGCACTACCTCACCTTCGTGAGCCGGGTCGCCCGGCTCACCGGCACCAGCGAGGACCGGGCGGCCACGCTCACCGGGGCCACGCTGGAGACACTCGCCGAGCGGCTGACCGGCGGCGAGGTGCTGGACCTCGCCGCGCAGCTGCCCAAGCCGCTGCAGGGGCTGCTCAGCCCGTATCCACGCGACGAGGCGGCCGAACGGTTCGGCGCGGCGGAGTTCGCCGCCCGCGTCGCCCGCCGGGCCGACTGCGACGAGAACACCGCCCGGGACGCCGTACGCGCGGTGTTCGTCACGATGCGCGAGGCGATCCGGGGCGGCGAGTTCCAGGACGTCGTGGTGCAGTTCCCCCGCGACTACCGGGACATGGTGGAACCGGCCCTCGCCCCGGCCTCCGCGAACCGCCGCTGA
- a CDS encoding DUF2795 domain-containing protein, whose product MASYTDVLEYLSALDYPAGKDDVIREAEREGAPPDVLQALRALPPVDYANGTEVARSAGIDAAPEVSRSQRAAQARDNHPRVSQHLRGI is encoded by the coding sequence ATGGCGAGTTACACGGATGTCCTGGAGTACCTGTCCGCGCTGGACTACCCGGCCGGCAAGGACGACGTCATCCGCGAGGCGGAACGGGAGGGCGCGCCGCCGGACGTGTTGCAGGCGCTGCGCGCACTGCCCCCGGTGGACTACGCCAACGGCACCGAGGTGGCCCGGTCGGCCGGCATCGACGCGGCTCCGGAGGTGAGCCGGTCGCAGCGCGCGGCGCAGGCCCGGGACAACCACCCGCGCGTCTCGCAGCACCTGCGCGGCATCTGA
- a CDS encoding pirin family protein — protein sequence MDRTESLPAQTLPPGVGPTDPGSVLLPGHDVPLGRYTTVRRLLPQRQRRMVGAWCFVDHFGPDDVADRPGMEVPPHPHTGLQTVTWLLDGEILHRDSLGNVQPIRPGQLNVMTSGRGIAHSERSPLVHPPVMHGVQLWVALPDPARAGDPAFAHHADLPRFRDGDLDVTLLVGDLGGERSPALVHTPLVGAQIEVRGPAPATLPLRRDFEYGLLAMSGTAECEGVALAPGALLYLGLGRSALTLRAEPGTRLLLLGGIPFEDPLVMWWNFVGRSHEEVVAAREDWMAGRRFGVVADDAAPPLPAPALPTTRLKARDRSGGVPG from the coding sequence GTGGACCGCACCGAATCCCTGCCCGCGCAGACACTCCCGCCCGGCGTCGGCCCGACCGATCCGGGCAGTGTGCTGCTGCCCGGCCACGACGTCCCGCTCGGCCGCTACACCACGGTGCGCCGGCTGCTGCCGCAGCGGCAGCGCCGGATGGTCGGCGCCTGGTGCTTCGTCGACCACTTCGGGCCCGACGACGTGGCCGACCGGCCCGGCATGGAGGTGCCGCCGCACCCGCACACCGGGCTGCAGACGGTCACCTGGCTGCTCGACGGGGAGATCCTGCACCGCGACAGCCTCGGCAACGTCCAGCCCATCCGCCCGGGGCAGCTCAACGTGATGACCTCCGGGCGCGGCATCGCGCACTCGGAGCGCTCGCCGCTGGTGCACCCGCCGGTGATGCACGGCGTGCAGCTGTGGGTGGCGCTGCCCGACCCGGCCCGCGCCGGTGACCCGGCCTTCGCGCACCACGCCGACCTGCCGCGCTTCCGCGACGGCGACCTGGACGTCACGCTGCTCGTCGGCGACCTCGGCGGGGAACGCTCGCCCGCGCTCGTGCACACCCCGCTGGTCGGCGCGCAGATCGAGGTCCGCGGCCCGGCGCCGGCCACGCTGCCGCTGCGCCGGGACTTCGAGTACGGGCTGCTGGCCATGTCCGGCACCGCCGAGTGCGAGGGCGTGGCGCTGGCCCCCGGCGCGCTGCTCTACCTGGGCCTCGGCCGGAGCGCGCTGACGCTGCGCGCCGAACCGGGCACCCGGCTGCTGCTGCTCGGCGGCATCCCGTTCGAGGATCCGCTGGTGATGTGGTGGAACTTCGTCGGCCGCTCGCACGAGGAGGTGGTGGCCGCCCGGGAGGACTGGATGGCCGGCCGACGCTTCGGCGTGGTCGCCGACGACGCGGCGCCGCCGCTGCCCGCGCCCGCGCTGCCCACCACCCGGCTCAAGGCCCGCGACCGCAGCGGCGGCGTACCCGGCTGA
- a CDS encoding MazG-like family protein — protein MDATIWTTARDARAWLDAANGRGDTELTCRILKIGEEAGEVAAAWIGLLGQNPRKGVTHTREEVAAELADVAFTALVAIESLGLDAHAVLAACAGKVRERTGVGMNRDADADV, from the coding sequence GTGGACGCCACCATCTGGACGACGGCGCGCGACGCGCGCGCCTGGCTCGACGCCGCGAACGGCCGCGGCGACACCGAACTGACCTGTCGCATCCTCAAGATCGGCGAGGAGGCCGGTGAGGTCGCCGCGGCCTGGATCGGGCTGCTCGGGCAGAACCCGCGCAAGGGGGTGACGCACACCCGCGAGGAGGTCGCCGCCGAACTCGCCGACGTGGCGTTCACCGCGCTCGTCGCGATCGAGAGTCTCGGCCTGGACGCGCACGCCGTGCTGGCCGCCTGCGCCGGCAAGGTGCGGGAACGTACCGGAGTGGGAATGAACCGGGACGCCGACGCGGACGTATGA
- the gdhA gene encoding NADP-specific glutamate dehydrogenase, with amino-acid sequence MPETVESVFAGVVARNPGEPEFHQAVREVLESIGPALARHPEYAEVVERVCEPERQVIFRVPWEDDQGRVRVNRGFRVEFNSALGPFKGGLRFHPSVYLGIVKFLGFEQIFKNALTGLSIGGGKGGADFDPKGRSDREVMRFCQSFMTELYRHIGPQTDVPAGDIGVGGREIGYLFGQYKRITNRYDAGVLTGKGLAYGGAQVRREATGYGAVFFADEMLRQAGDSLEGKRVVVSGSGNVAIYAIEKVHQLGGTVVACSDSGGYVVDEKGIDLALLRELKEQRRGRLAEYAEHARNAVAVPDRNVWEVPCDLALPCATQNEIGGAEAAALVAGGCVAVVEGANMPTTPEAVRILGRAGVRFAPGKAANAGGVAVSGLEMQQNASRDTWTFGESEQRLREIMRDVHDRCWATAEEFGLPGDYVAGANIQGFRRVAEAMLAHGLV; translated from the coding sequence ATGCCGGAGACGGTCGAGTCGGTGTTCGCCGGCGTGGTCGCCCGGAACCCGGGAGAGCCCGAGTTCCACCAGGCGGTCCGCGAGGTGCTGGAGAGCATCGGTCCGGCTCTGGCCCGGCATCCGGAGTACGCCGAGGTGGTCGAGCGCGTCTGCGAGCCGGAGCGGCAGGTCATCTTCCGCGTGCCGTGGGAGGACGACCAGGGCCGGGTACGGGTCAACCGCGGCTTCCGGGTGGAGTTCAACAGCGCGCTCGGCCCGTTCAAGGGCGGGCTGCGCTTCCACCCGTCGGTCTACCTGGGCATCGTGAAGTTCCTCGGCTTCGAGCAGATCTTCAAGAACGCGCTGACCGGGCTGTCCATCGGTGGCGGCAAGGGCGGCGCGGACTTCGACCCGAAGGGCCGCTCGGACCGCGAGGTGATGCGGTTCTGTCAGAGCTTCATGACCGAGCTGTACCGGCACATCGGCCCGCAGACCGACGTGCCGGCCGGTGACATCGGGGTGGGCGGCCGGGAGATCGGCTACCTGTTCGGGCAGTACAAGCGGATCACCAACCGGTACGACGCGGGCGTGCTCACCGGCAAGGGCCTGGCGTACGGGGGTGCGCAGGTGCGCCGGGAGGCGACCGGGTACGGAGCGGTGTTCTTCGCCGACGAGATGCTCCGCCAGGCCGGGGACAGCCTGGAGGGCAAGCGGGTCGTGGTGTCCGGCTCCGGCAACGTGGCGATCTACGCGATCGAGAAGGTGCACCAGCTCGGCGGCACCGTGGTGGCGTGCTCGGACTCCGGCGGCTACGTGGTCGACGAGAAGGGCATCGACCTGGCGTTGCTGCGGGAGCTGAAGGAGCAGCGCCGGGGGCGGCTGGCCGAGTACGCGGAGCACGCGCGCAACGCGGTGGCGGTCCCGGACCGCAACGTCTGGGAGGTGCCCTGCGACCTGGCGCTGCCCTGCGCCACGCAGAACGAGATCGGCGGCGCGGAGGCGGCCGCGCTGGTCGCCGGCGGCTGCGTCGCGGTGGTGGAGGGGGCGAACATGCCCACCACGCCGGAGGCGGTGCGGATCCTCGGCCGGGCCGGGGTGCGGTTCGCCCCGGGCAAGGCCGCCAACGCCGGCGGTGTGGCGGTGAGCGGGCTGGAGATGCAGCAGAACGCCAGCCGCGACACGTGGACGTTCGGCGAGTCGGAGCAGCGGCTGCGCGAGATCATGCGGGACGTGCACGACAGGTGCTGGGCGACGGCCGAGGAGTTCGGCCTGCCCGGTGACTACGTGGCCGGCGCGAACATCCAGGGGTTCCGGCGGGTGGCCGAGGCGATGCTGGCGCACGGCCTGGTGTGA